Proteins encoded by one window of Marixanthomonas sp. SCSIO 43207:
- a CDS encoding NAD(P)/FAD-dependent oxidoreductase, which yields MTQQTNFEAIIVGGSYAGLSAAMALGRSLRNVLIIDSGKPCNRTTPHSHNFITQDGETPQAISQKAKEQVLQYKTVQFLDDLVTDGKKTKNGFEVTTQSGLLFKTKKLIFATGIKDLLPTIEGLSACWGISVIHCPYCHGYEFKNKKTGIMANGEHAFHLAGLVRNLTNDVTIFTQGKPDFTEDQLQKLNNQSVKINENPIQAFVHNEGHIKEVVFTTYAKETFDAVYAAVPFEQHCKVPVSLGCELTETGHIKTDMVQKTTVPGVFACGDNASMMRSVAYAVATGNIAGAMVNKEITEEEFN from the coding sequence ATGACACAACAAACAAACTTTGAAGCTATTATTGTGGGTGGTAGCTACGCAGGTCTATCTGCTGCTATGGCGCTTGGGCGTTCTTTACGCAATGTGTTAATCATTGACAGTGGGAAACCGTGTAACAGAACCACACCTCACTCTCACAATTTTATTACACAAGATGGAGAAACACCTCAAGCTATATCACAAAAAGCCAAAGAGCAAGTGCTTCAGTATAAAACAGTTCAATTTTTGGATGATCTAGTTACAGACGGGAAAAAAACAAAAAATGGGTTTGAAGTTACTACACAATCCGGTTTACTTTTTAAAACCAAAAAATTAATTTTTGCAACAGGAATTAAAGATCTTTTACCAACAATTGAGGGTTTGTCTGCCTGTTGGGGAATTTCGGTTATCCATTGTCCCTATTGCCACGGATATGAATTTAAAAATAAAAAAACAGGCATAATGGCAAATGGTGAACATGCGTTTCATTTGGCTGGTTTGGTTCGTAATTTAACCAATGATGTCACCATTTTTACTCAAGGAAAACCAGATTTTACAGAGGATCAACTTCAGAAGTTAAACAACCAATCTGTAAAAATTAATGAAAACCCTATTCAAGCTTTTGTTCACAATGAAGGTCACATAAAAGAAGTTGTTTTTACTACTTATGCAAAAGAAACCTTTGATGCTGTTTATGCAGCAGTTCCATTTGAACAACATTGTAAAGTTCCGGTTTCATTAGGGTGTGAGCTTACCGAAACAGGGCATATTAAAACCGATATGGTTCAAAAAACTACTGTACCAGGTGTATTTGCTTGCGGTGATAATGCAAGTATGATGCGTTCTGTTGCATATGCAGTTGCAACAGGAAATATAGCTGGAGCAATGGTTAATAAAGAAATAACCGAAGAAGAATTTAATTGA
- a CDS encoding DUF3526 domain-containing protein — protein MFKYNFIYEIKQLLRSRWLQVFSVLLLILFGFAIYNGVQRQEKRQADLTAAKAEMNREYTSLYNKLDSLEQGYEVSPSWVNRPLPVGNFYPRVAAIPSGSLTFSATGQSDIFSNFKQPTFTYGDLIEEFTEMTSPVQLLFGSFDLAFVIVYLLPLLIIAFSYNVLSAERENGTLRLLGSQSISLRGWLFQKLLIRFFWLAILVLVSITLVLLFLASSAFSDIGILLSLYGLILGYMLFWFALAFLINLWVGTSAKNAVSLLGFWIFFVLLVPSILNQLGTTLYPMPSRTLLINEVRALQADVTKRQDEILDNYLRDHPELALNDSTQTRTFYHKYVASQKVLRDELQPTVNKYNAQLQKQQEWVGRFKWLSPAVITQESLNQMAGTATQDYENFRRQVADFSKEWRNHFMPFVYNNDEFTKADIENLPNFNYEPLPRTSIAPLIIFLIAFGVFAIGFLVTKKRESHLITS, from the coding sequence ATGTTTAAATATAATTTTATATATGAAATAAAGCAATTACTGCGCAGTCGATGGCTTCAGGTATTCAGTGTGTTGCTATTAATTTTGTTCGGTTTTGCTATTTATAATGGTGTGCAACGACAAGAAAAACGACAGGCAGATTTAACTGCTGCCAAAGCTGAAATGAACCGTGAATATACAAGCCTGTACAACAAATTAGATTCTCTAGAGCAAGGCTATGAAGTATCGCCAAGTTGGGTAAACAGACCGTTGCCTGTAGGTAATTTTTATCCTCGTGTAGCTGCCATTCCATCGGGTTCATTAACCTTTAGTGCTACGGGCCAAAGCGATATTTTTTCAAACTTTAAACAACCAACCTTCACCTATGGAGATTTAATTGAAGAATTTACTGAAATGACCAGCCCGGTACAACTACTCTTTGGTAGTTTTGATTTGGCTTTTGTTATAGTGTATCTATTACCATTGCTCATTATAGCCTTTAGCTACAATGTTCTTTCTGCTGAGCGTGAAAATGGTACGCTGCGTTTGTTAGGTTCGCAGTCAATAAGCCTAAGAGGCTGGTTATTTCAAAAATTATTGATTCGTTTTTTCTGGCTTGCCATACTAGTATTAGTGTCTATTACACTGGTCCTATTATTTTTAGCAAGTTCAGCATTTTCAGATATTGGAATACTACTAAGTCTTTATGGCTTGATTTTAGGATATATGTTATTTTGGTTTGCATTGGCTTTTTTGATTAACCTTTGGGTGGGAACTTCTGCCAAAAACGCTGTTTCATTATTAGGATTTTGGATATTTTTTGTGCTCCTAGTACCATCCATACTTAATCAATTGGGTACTACATTATACCCTATGCCATCCCGTACTTTATTAATTAATGAAGTACGGGCTTTGCAAGCCGATGTAACTAAACGACAGGATGAAATACTAGATAATTACTTGAGAGATCATCCTGAATTGGCATTGAATGATTCAACACAAACACGTACATTTTATCACAAGTATGTGGCATCTCAAAAAGTATTACGTGATGAACTTCAGCCTACAGTAAACAAATACAACGCACAGTTACAAAAACAACAAGAATGGGTAGGACGCTTTAAATGGCTTTCGCCGGCTGTAATTACCCAAGAATCACTTAATCAAATGGCGGGTACTGCTACACAAGATTATGAGAATTTCAGAAGGCAGGTTGCAGATTTTTCTAAAGAATGGCGCAATCATTTTATGCCTTTTGTGTATAACAATGATGAATTTACAAAAGCCGATATTGAGAACTTGCCCAACTTTAACTACGAACCTTTACCGCGAACATCAATAGCTCCGTTGATTATTTTCTTGATAGCTTTTGGAGTTTTTGCAATTGGTTTTCTAGTTACCAAAAAGCGAGAATCACATTTGATAACGTCTTAG
- a CDS encoding ABC transporter ATP-binding protein, whose protein sequence is MIQTVNLTKKYGNQVALHELNLTVNSGEIYCLLGANGAGKTTTINLLLAFSEPTSGTASIHDIDVVSKSRETKKHLAYIPENLMLYPNLTALENLDYFSGIAGKSLSKSQLEAFLTEAGLQTDAFTKRISTYSKGMRQKVGIAIALAKDAKVLLLDEPTSGLDPSASNEFGLLLQKLKKKGVATLMATHDLFRAKEVATHIGIMKDGVLKHEFVAANISLSELESAYLKTMDYKEVAL, encoded by the coding sequence ATGATACAAACTGTCAACCTTACCAAAAAATACGGAAATCAAGTAGCTTTACATGAGCTTAATCTTACCGTTAATTCAGGTGAAATTTATTGCCTTTTAGGTGCTAATGGCGCTGGAAAAACCACTACAATAAACTTACTTCTTGCCTTTTCTGAACCAACTTCAGGAACCGCTAGTATTCACGATATTGATGTGGTTTCAAAGTCTAGAGAAACCAAAAAGCATTTAGCGTACATTCCTGAAAACTTAATGTTATACCCCAATCTAACTGCCTTGGAAAACCTGGATTATTTTTCTGGTATTGCAGGTAAATCGCTTTCAAAAAGTCAACTTGAAGCGTTTTTAACAGAAGCAGGTTTGCAAACAGATGCATTTACAAAACGCATTTCAACCTATTCAAAAGGAATGCGACAAAAAGTAGGAATTGCTATTGCTCTTGCCAAAGATGCCAAAGTTCTTTTGCTTGATGAACCAACATCAGGATTAGACCCTAGTGCTAGTAATGAGTTTGGTTTGCTTTTGCAAAAGTTAAAGAAAAAAGGAGTTGCAACACTTATGGCTACACACGATTTATTTCGTGCCAAAGAAGTAGCAACCCACATAGGTATAATGAAAGATGGTGTGTTAAAACATGAATTTGTAGCAGCAAATATCTCCCTTTCAGAATTGGAGTCTGCTTATCTTAAAACAATGGACTATAAAGAAGTTGCGCTATGA
- a CDS encoding MerC domain-containing protein, translating into MKDKYFDLAGMYIATLCLIHCLLAPLLFLIPLQVSHTPVVDLVFFGLGLYPVYKVLKSKASLYLKILLVSSLLLVGVSILLEYFEIHSFLIYIGATGLIAGHVINFKSHRY; encoded by the coding sequence ATGAAAGATAAATATTTTGATTTAGCGGGAATGTATATTGCTACTTTGTGTTTAATACATTGTTTGCTAGCGCCATTGTTGTTTTTGATTCCGCTACAAGTTTCTCATACGCCTGTGGTAGACCTTGTTTTTTTCGGTCTCGGGTTATATCCTGTGTATAAGGTTTTAAAAAGTAAAGCCTCCTTATATCTTAAAATACTTTTAGTGAGTTCTCTTTTGCTAGTAGGAGTATCAATACTACTTGAGTATTTTGAAATTCATTCTTTTCTCATATATATAGGTGCTACAGGTTTAATAGCTGGTCACGTAATTAACTTTAAAAGTCACAGGTATTAA
- a CDS encoding ATP-binding cassette domain-containing protein, translating to MHMVKTHNLSYQYTPQQEVFQFPDIDLNNEENLLVLGKSGIGKTTLLHLMAGLLKPKTGSVCIQNNELQAMSAKKRDLFIGKNIGMVFQKNYAIRSLNVIENLRARLFFARKKIDHDSLTTLLKQLDLLDQQYKKVNQLSEGQLQRLGIGLSVIHKPKVILADEPTSSLDDDNCKAVLDLLLKQTERQKANLIVITHDERVTPVFKNVITL from the coding sequence ATGCATATGGTTAAAACACATAATCTTTCCTATCAATATACTCCTCAACAAGAGGTGTTTCAGTTTCCTGATATTGATTTAAATAATGAAGAGAATCTGTTGGTTTTGGGCAAATCTGGTATAGGTAAAACTACATTGTTGCATCTTATGGCGGGTTTGCTAAAGCCGAAAACGGGTTCGGTTTGTATTCAAAATAACGAATTGCAAGCCATGTCTGCAAAAAAGAGAGATCTTTTTATAGGAAAAAATATTGGAATGGTGTTTCAGAAAAATTATGCTATTCGGTCATTAAACGTAATTGAGAACCTCCGCGCTAGATTGTTTTTTGCAAGAAAAAAAATAGATCACGATAGTTTAACCACTTTGCTGAAGCAACTCGATTTACTTGACCAACAATATAAAAAAGTAAACCAACTTAGTGAAGGTCAATTACAACGGCTTGGCATTGGCTTATCAGTTATTCACAAACCAAAAGTAATTCTTGCCGATGAACCAACATCAAGCTTGGATGATGACAATTGTAAAGCGGTTCTAGATTTGTTACTGAAACAAACCGAACGCCAAAAGGCAAATCTCATTGTGATTACTCACGATGAACGTGTAACACCTGTATTCAAAAATGTAATTACGTTATGA
- a CDS encoding Fur family transcriptional regulator: protein MRNTAAKKKILELLNNSNQALSQSDIQALLPENFCDRVTIYRVLDRLVDEGLAHKVINLDGVICYANCQNCTNNHHHNHLHFNCEKCNTITCLEDVEPTFSLPTDYQMNKTSFVVSGLCPKCLQA from the coding sequence ATGAGAAATACAGCTGCTAAAAAGAAAATACTTGAGCTTTTAAACAATTCAAACCAAGCGCTTTCACAATCTGATATACAAGCACTTTTACCGGAAAATTTTTGTGATAGGGTTACTATATATAGAGTGCTGGATAGACTTGTTGATGAAGGACTTGCTCATAAAGTAATTAATCTCGATGGTGTGATTTGTTATGCAAATTGTCAAAATTGCACAAATAATCATCACCATAATCATCTACATTTTAATTGTGAAAAATGCAATACTATTACATGTCTAGAAGACGTTGAACCAACTTTTAGTTTGCCTACTGACTATCAAATGAACAAAACAAGCTTTGTTGTTTCCGGTCTTTGCCCAAAATGTTTGCAAGCTTAG
- a CDS encoding DUF5829 family protein gives MTKYSLFILILFGIIFFGCNQPIKEQEDIVIDKGKIDTVFNKTENKLSISHIYVVLDSSSFNNILHNTFLSEDYASLDAGLPNFSAIQKTSKSIYLRGKNSYIEILGPNNKFNEEIGKCGIGFALEHKDGFSLTNTPKLTNINTKFLKTSDTVTYTLKNKKIAWFKAFYTNGMDTNLHTWYSYYNPEFLTVLHEEPVERYTEAQYLKTAYQPNKLFKDISGLEIHCTLADHFRIANELKLLGYKPIGKNNDDLLFNINGFKLSLRLKENLNKSTVAIISGKLTKSNNYSIKLDNITIENSGRETVWRFQ, from the coding sequence ATGACAAAATACTCATTGTTTATCTTGATTCTATTTGGTATAATCTTTTTTGGGTGCAACCAGCCTATTAAAGAGCAAGAAGACATAGTCATAGATAAAGGAAAAATAGATACAGTATTTAACAAAACTGAAAATAAACTATCTATAAGCCACATTTACGTAGTACTTGATAGTAGTTCGTTTAATAATATACTTCACAATACGTTTTTGAGCGAAGATTATGCAAGTTTAGATGCTGGATTACCAAACTTTTCAGCAATACAAAAAACATCAAAATCAATTTATCTACGTGGGAAAAATTCTTATATAGAAATCTTAGGCCCCAATAATAAATTTAATGAAGAAATAGGTAAGTGCGGGATTGGCTTTGCACTTGAACATAAAGACGGTTTTTCTTTAACTAATACCCCGAAACTAACAAACATAAATACCAAGTTTTTAAAAACCTCAGACACCGTTACTTACACTTTAAAAAACAAAAAGATTGCTTGGTTTAAAGCATTTTATACCAATGGAATGGATACCAATTTGCATACTTGGTACTCCTATTACAACCCCGAATTTTTAACTGTTTTACACGAAGAGCCTGTAGAGCGGTATACAGAAGCCCAGTATTTAAAAACGGCATATCAACCTAACAAACTTTTTAAAGACATAAGCGGTCTGGAGATACACTGCACATTGGCAGATCACTTTCGCATTGCTAATGAGCTTAAACTGCTAGGGTATAAACCCATAGGAAAAAACAACGATGATTTACTTTTTAATATAAACGGGTTTAAACTAAGCCTTCGCTTAAAAGAAAATCTAAACAAAAGTACGGTTGCAATTATTTCTGGAAAGCTAACCAAATCAAACAATTACAGTATAAAACTAGATAACATAACAATTGAAAATAGCGGCCGTGAGACGGTTTGGCGATTTCAGTAA
- a CDS encoding YiiX/YebB-like N1pC/P60 family cysteine hydrolase — MKTARYLLYVICIVSFVNTSNSQSLQAGDLLFQDLNCGELCNAIEAVTQGVDGKDFSHCGIVVKTNTTLQVVEAIGSEVQLTSIHDFFARSSDTTVIKNITVGRLKPQYQHLVEKAQVFAIAQIGKPYDDVFNINNEALYCSELVYQAYKEANDGKEFFPLAPMTYKNPQDHNFFPAWVTYFHKLNVPIPEGDLGTNPGLISRSNKIKIVEVDLKNI; from the coding sequence ATGAAAACAGCACGCTATTTATTATACGTTATATGTATTGTAAGCTTTGTTAACACTTCAAACTCTCAAAGCCTTCAAGCTGGAGATTTGTTATTTCAAGATTTAAATTGCGGTGAACTTTGCAATGCAATTGAAGCAGTTACGCAAGGCGTTGATGGAAAAGACTTTTCACATTGTGGAATTGTGGTCAAAACCAATACTACTTTACAAGTTGTTGAAGCGATAGGCAGTGAAGTACAACTCACTTCAATACACGATTTTTTTGCACGCTCTTCAGATACAACCGTCATTAAAAATATTACTGTAGGAAGGTTAAAACCTCAGTATCAACATTTAGTTGAAAAGGCACAAGTATTTGCTATCGCACAAATAGGAAAGCCATATGATGATGTATTTAATATAAACAATGAAGCTTTGTATTGTAGCGAGTTAGTATATCAAGCATATAAAGAAGCAAATGATGGAAAAGAATTTTTTCCATTAGCTCCTATGACATATAAAAACCCACAGGATCATAATTTTTTTCCGGCTTGGGTAACATATTTTCACAAATTGAATGTTCCCATTCCTGAAGGCGATTTAGGAACCAATCCTGGATTGATTTCACGTTCAAATAAAATTAAGATTGTAGAAGTAGATCTGAAAAATATCTAA
- a CDS encoding DUF3526 domain-containing protein — protein sequence MIVKTFVKETKELLREGRVRISIIIVLALLGVAVFISSQQYQQVNEQYETARQTERGNWDSQGAKNPHSAAHYGTYAFKPKYPLSLVDQGVDKYVGTSIFLEAHARHEAQFSAAADQTGLARFGDLTPDFILLFIIPLLIILLGYNSFTKEREMGTLTLLKSQGITNWKWMLGKWMALFTPIVLIAFILFLIAGIVLSRLENFGVFQWDSLLVMFLVYVVFYAVFINIVLLISAKAKKSGIALVLSLSIWILACLVAPKVATNIAQAQYPYPTTQEFEARVQSDIDKGLDGHNPWSEESKKLEREVLEEYGVDSLNQLPFNFDGYRMQKGEEHQAEVYFKHYQYLKKQYTNQSNVYKSLAGVSPFLPTRFLSMSVAHTDYGTHWSFSDAAEKYRITTQEFLNNHFAENSEYGDWSWQASPEFWQKLPPFEYTPPSLQETLQNNNSNILILGGWFLGTFLLLVFTTKSH from the coding sequence ATGATAGTAAAAACCTTTGTAAAAGAAACTAAAGAGTTGCTACGAGAAGGTCGTGTGCGTATTTCTATAATTATTGTTTTAGCACTGTTAGGAGTAGCAGTATTTATAAGCTCACAACAGTACCAACAAGTTAATGAACAATATGAAACTGCCAGACAGACTGAACGAGGCAACTGGGATAGTCAAGGAGCCAAAAACCCACACTCGGCTGCTCATTATGGTACCTACGCTTTTAAACCGAAATATCCCTTGTCATTAGTAGATCAAGGTGTTGATAAATACGTAGGTACTTCAATATTTCTAGAAGCTCATGCCCGTCACGAGGCTCAGTTTAGTGCAGCGGCAGATCAAACCGGCTTAGCGCGTTTTGGCGACTTAACGCCAGATTTTATTCTACTGTTTATCATTCCATTACTTATCATTTTATTAGGCTACAATAGCTTTACCAAAGAAAGAGAAATGGGGACGCTCACCCTATTAAAAAGTCAAGGAATCACAAATTGGAAATGGATGCTAGGGAAGTGGATGGCACTTTTTACACCTATTGTCTTAATAGCCTTTATTCTTTTTCTCATTGCTGGTATTGTTTTATCTAGACTTGAAAATTTCGGGGTCTTTCAGTGGGATTCACTCCTGGTGATGTTCTTGGTGTATGTTGTGTTTTATGCAGTGTTTATAAACATAGTATTGCTTATTTCTGCCAAAGCAAAAAAATCTGGTATTGCATTAGTACTTTCATTAAGTATCTGGATTCTGGCGTGTCTGGTAGCGCCCAAAGTAGCAACAAACATTGCACAAGCACAATACCCTTACCCTACTACACAAGAGTTTGAAGCCCGTGTGCAAAGTGATATAGATAAAGGTCTAGATGGTCATAACCCTTGGAGTGAAGAGTCTAAAAAACTAGAACGCGAAGTATTAGAAGAATATGGTGTTGATAGTTTGAATCAATTACCGTTTAATTTTGACGGATATCGAATGCAAAAAGGAGAAGAACATCAAGCCGAAGTATACTTCAAACATTACCAATATTTAAAAAAGCAGTATACCAATCAATCAAATGTTTATAAAAGCTTGGCAGGAGTATCTCCCTTTTTACCCACACGATTTTTAAGTATGTCTGTGGCTCATACCGATTATGGGACCCATTGGAGTTTTTCTGATGCAGCTGAAAAATATCGTATTACAACGCAAGAGTTTTTGAACAATCATTTTGCAGAAAATTCAGAATATGGAGATTGGTCTTGGCAAGCTAGTCCGGAGTTTTGGCAAAAATTACCACCGTTTGAATATACACCTCCTAGCTTACAGGAAACACTCCAAAATAACAACTCAAATATTTTGATTTTAGGAGGTTGGTTTTTAGGTACTTTCTTATTACTTGTTTTCACTACAAAATCCCATTAA